Proteins co-encoded in one Prescottella sp. R16 genomic window:
- a CDS encoding RNA polymerase-binding protein RbpA, with the protein MADRVLRGSRLGAVSYETDRDHDLAPRRMARYRCDNGEEFDVPFADDAEIPGTWVCKNGLEGTLLEGAAPEAKKVKPPRTHWDMLLERRSVEELEELLKERLDLLKAKRRGA; encoded by the coding sequence ATGGCGGATCGCGTACTTCGAGGTAGTCGGCTCGGTGCGGTGAGTTACGAGACGGATCGCGACCATGATCTGGCTCCCCGCCGGATGGCTCGGTATCGGTGCGACAATGGTGAGGAGTTCGATGTCCCGTTCGCCGACGATGCCGAGATTCCGGGTACGTGGGTGTGCAAGAACGGGCTCGAGGGCACGTTGCTGGAGGGGGCTGCGCCGGAGGCGAAGAAGGTGAAGCCGCCGCGGACGCATTGGGACATGTTGCTCGAACGTCGTTCGGTGGAGGAGCTCGAGGAGTTGCTGAAGGAGCGTTTGGATCTGTTGAAGGCCAAGCGGCGGGGCGCGTAG
- a CDS encoding chorismate mutase family protein, protein MDDTVGPVGAETSEDVTDPVSVQQPALTGLRAELDAIDARLLEAVRDRVDVCVRIAEVKRRDRIPMMQPHRVDAVHARAERFAREHGLSPEFVSVLYDVLIAETCRVEDVVIGSGGDSPRVVG, encoded by the coding sequence ATGGACGACACCGTGGGCCCTGTGGGGGCCGAGACCTCGGAGGACGTGACGGATCCGGTGTCGGTGCAGCAGCCGGCGCTCACCGGTCTTCGAGCCGAGTTGGATGCGATCGATGCGCGACTGCTCGAGGCGGTGCGGGACCGGGTCGATGTGTGTGTGCGGATCGCGGAGGTCAAGCGGCGGGATCGGATTCCGATGATGCAGCCGCATCGGGTGGATGCGGTGCATGCCCGGGCGGAGCGGTTCGCGCGGGAGCACGGGTTGTCGCCGGAGTTCGTGAGTGTGCTGTACGACGTGTTGATCGCCGAGACGTGCCGGGTCGAGGATGTGGTCATCGGGTCGGGCGGTGACTCGCCGCGAGTGGTGGGGTGA
- a CDS encoding prephenate dehydrogenase dimerization domain-containing protein, which yields MTGPVVVVGGAGAVGSLLVERLRGDGAPVTVVDRATAENVVAGDVAAPTAEVRAVLSASSTVVLAVPEQVAIAAVPVLDGVLAPGVLLVETLSVKSRIHDLLCAARRPAVGINPMFAPALGMSGRPVAAVVHRGGPSVEAFLTRVGGWGAQVVRVGAGEHDRVTAVTQALTHAVVLAFGLALAELDADPGTVAATAPPPHRLLSALLARVGSGTPEVYHDIQARNPAAADARKALAGALDRLSGAVGDEAAFAAVMADALAPLGDRAAGYRELCAGMFEQLRDGGM from the coding sequence GTGACCGGCCCGGTCGTCGTGGTCGGTGGTGCCGGCGCGGTCGGGTCGCTGCTCGTGGAGCGGTTGCGCGGCGACGGGGCTCCGGTGACGGTGGTGGACCGGGCGACGGCCGAGAACGTCGTGGCCGGGGACGTGGCGGCGCCGACGGCGGAGGTGCGGGCGGTGCTGTCGGCGTCGTCCACGGTGGTGTTGGCGGTGCCGGAGCAGGTGGCGATCGCCGCGGTCCCGGTGCTCGACGGCGTGCTGGCGCCGGGGGTGCTGCTGGTGGAGACGCTGTCGGTGAAGTCCCGGATCCACGACCTGCTGTGTGCGGCGCGGCGTCCGGCGGTGGGGATCAACCCGATGTTCGCGCCGGCGCTGGGCATGTCGGGGCGGCCGGTGGCGGCCGTCGTGCACCGGGGTGGGCCGTCGGTGGAGGCGTTCCTGACCCGGGTCGGCGGGTGGGGGGCGCAGGTGGTGCGGGTCGGGGCCGGTGAGCACGATCGGGTGACGGCGGTGACGCAGGCGCTCACCCATGCGGTGGTGCTGGCGTTCGGGTTGGCGCTCGCCGAGCTCGACGCGGATCCGGGCACGGTCGCGGCCACTGCTCCCCCACCGCACCGGCTGTTGTCGGCGCTGCTGGCGCGGGTCGGCTCGGGCACCCCGGAGGTGTATCACGACATCCAGGCCAGGAATCCGGCCGCCGCCGACGCCCGCAAGGCCCTGGCGGGGGCGCTGGACCGGCTGTCGGGGGCGGTCGGTGACGAGGCGGCGTTCGCGGCGGTGATGGCGGACGCGCTCGCCCCGCTCGGTGACCGGGCCGCCGGCTACCGGGAGCTGTGCGCGGGGATGTTCGAGCAGTTGCGGGACGGAGGAATGTGA
- the pabB gene encoding aminodeoxychorismate synthase component I has translation MSARSLTRTLLIDNYDSFTYNLHSVLSEVNGCPPTVVPNDADWESVRLEEFDNVVVSPGPGRPDRKRDFGISVRAFESGRIPVLGVCLGHQGLCHVFGGRVELAPVPMHGRLSEVRHDGSGLFAGIPSPFRAVRYHSLIVEDLPGELEPQAWTGDGLLMAVRHRREPLWGVQFHPESICTEYGRELVANFRDLTPTRSGVGRRVSRPPESEPVPVVSEPEPEPKYVVHSRRIDHPVDPGQVFGALFAGGPDSFWLDGGAANEPESRFSVMGDCSGPFAEYLTYRVAETTVCVHRAGRPVQRVQQRFFDYIDEQLRVRAVPPVPGLPFAFGLGYVGYLGYELKADAGSQLVHTSPTDDAAFVFADRAVVVDHEGGDCYLVALSEEADDPRIPEWFADTESRIRGLDEAAPVVPPRPLVKLEDDTRVRLRHSGDTYLSLIGRCLDEIRSGESYEVCLTNMATVHRSIDPVRTYETLREISPTPYNALLKFSGVSVLSASPERFLKIGADRVVESKPIKGTRPRHADAAADEALRSDLLGSEKDRAENLMIVDLVRNDLSRVCVPGSVHVPKLFDVETYAPVHQLVSTVRGRLRDDVSAVECVRAAFPGGSMTGAPKLRTMEIIDKLEEGPRGVYSGAVGYFSITGTADFSIVIRTMVATEDRVTFGVGGAIVALSDPGEELEETMVKATAMRRCLSRTPPGGGDGAR, from the coding sequence ATGTCTGCGCGGAGCCTGACTCGAACGTTGTTGATCGACAACTACGATTCGTTCACCTACAACCTGCACAGTGTGTTGTCGGAGGTGAACGGGTGCCCGCCGACGGTGGTGCCGAACGATGCGGACTGGGAGTCGGTGCGGCTCGAGGAGTTCGACAACGTCGTGGTCTCCCCCGGTCCGGGTCGTCCGGATCGGAAGCGGGACTTCGGGATCAGTGTGCGGGCGTTCGAGAGCGGGCGGATCCCGGTGCTGGGGGTGTGTCTGGGGCATCAGGGGTTGTGTCACGTGTTCGGGGGGCGGGTGGAGTTGGCGCCGGTGCCGATGCACGGCCGGTTGTCGGAGGTGCGGCACGACGGCAGCGGGTTGTTCGCGGGGATTCCGTCGCCGTTCCGGGCGGTGCGGTATCACTCGTTGATCGTGGAGGATCTGCCGGGCGAGTTGGAGCCGCAGGCGTGGACCGGGGACGGTCTGTTGATGGCGGTGCGGCATCGCCGGGAACCGTTGTGGGGGGTGCAGTTTCATCCGGAGTCGATCTGTACCGAGTACGGGCGGGAGTTGGTGGCGAATTTCCGGGATCTGACGCCGACCCGGTCGGGGGTGGGGCGTCGGGTCTCCCGTCCCCCCGAATCGGAACCGGTGCCGGTCGTGTCGGAGCCGGAGCCGGAGCCGAAGTATGTGGTGCACAGTCGGCGGATCGATCATCCGGTGGATCCGGGGCAGGTGTTCGGGGCGTTGTTCGCCGGTGGCCCGGACAGTTTCTGGTTGGACGGGGGTGCGGCGAACGAGCCGGAGTCGCGGTTCTCGGTGATGGGTGACTGTTCGGGGCCGTTCGCGGAGTATCTGACGTATCGGGTGGCGGAGACGACGGTGTGTGTGCACCGGGCGGGGCGTCCGGTGCAGCGGGTGCAGCAGCGGTTCTTCGACTACATCGACGAGCAGTTGCGGGTGCGGGCGGTGCCGCCGGTGCCGGGGTTGCCGTTCGCGTTCGGGCTCGGGTATGTGGGGTATCTGGGGTACGAGTTGAAGGCGGATGCGGGGAGCCAGTTGGTGCACACGTCGCCGACGGACGATGCGGCGTTCGTGTTCGCCGATCGGGCGGTGGTGGTCGATCACGAGGGTGGCGACTGTTATCTGGTGGCGCTCAGCGAGGAAGCGGACGATCCGCGGATTCCGGAGTGGTTCGCGGACACCGAGTCCCGGATCCGTGGGTTGGACGAGGCGGCGCCGGTGGTGCCGCCGCGGCCGCTGGTGAAGCTCGAGGACGATACGCGGGTGCGGTTGCGGCACAGTGGGGACACGTATCTGTCGTTGATCGGGCGGTGTCTCGACGAGATCCGTTCGGGCGAGTCGTACGAGGTGTGTTTGACGAACATGGCGACGGTGCATCGGTCGATCGATCCGGTGCGCACGTACGAGACGTTGCGGGAGATCAGTCCGACGCCGTACAACGCGTTGTTGAAGTTTTCCGGGGTGTCGGTGCTCAGTGCGTCGCCGGAGCGGTTCCTGAAGATCGGTGCGGATCGGGTGGTGGAGTCGAAACCGATCAAGGGGACGCGGCCGCGGCATGCGGATGCGGCGGCGGACGAGGCGTTGCGGTCGGATCTGTTGGGCAGTGAGAAGGATCGGGCCGAGAATCTGATGATCGTGGATCTGGTGCGCAACGATCTGTCGCGGGTGTGTGTGCCGGGGTCGGTGCACGTGCCGAAGTTGTTCGATGTGGAGACGTATGCGCCGGTGCACCAGTTGGTGTCGACGGTGCGGGGCCGGTTGCGTGACGATGTGTCGGCGGTCGAGTGTGTGCGGGCGGCGTTTCCGGGCGGGTCGATGACCGGTGCCCCGAAACTGCGGACGATGGAGATCATCGACAAGCTCGAGGAGGGTCCGCGGGGCGTGTATTCGGGTGCGGTGGGTTATTTCTCGATCACGGGGACGGCGGATTTCTCGATCGTGATCCGCACGATGGTGGCGACCGAGGATCGGGTGACGTTCGGGGTGGGTGGGGCGATCGTGGCGCTGTCGGATCCCGGTGAGGAGCTCGAGGAGACGATGGTCAAGGCGACCGCGATGCGGCGGTGTCTGTCGCGGACACCGCCGGGCGGTGGGGACGGCGCGCGGTGA
- a CDS encoding diiron oxygenase has protein sequence MTGDGAAEQETLLRLPSLPPFDPGDPAESAVIRAMGRSWPKRATVKHQEPDLDALFDPGRDDYPVALIPFAADDRFTRIDGEVRARLLAWAWIAYNKNVMDVEQYVVNPGFRLLSQDAFGTGLGDALTVATLQAMVDEQYHTLMHLNASALTRRRRGWQLPEARLPYGPTVRRHLTAVAAAESPREAALTSLAFTTVAETSISSYLGLMTDDEDLQPVNRATVVLHRRDEYCHSSIAAELLTIVYERLRPDDRRILLDGLASGLEAFEANDWSTWSTIFETENVRDGAAMVADAAHDTGRRKLVQDCSAIRRLCDDLGVTDEVPYAW, from the coding sequence ATGACCGGGGACGGGGCAGCCGAGCAGGAGACGCTGCTGCGGTTGCCGTCGCTGCCGCCGTTCGATCCGGGTGATCCGGCGGAGAGCGCGGTGATCCGGGCGATGGGCCGCAGCTGGCCGAAACGGGCGACCGTCAAACACCAGGAACCGGATCTCGATGCCCTGTTCGATCCGGGGCGGGACGACTATCCGGTGGCGTTGATCCCGTTCGCCGCCGACGACCGATTCACCCGGATCGACGGGGAGGTGCGGGCGCGGCTGCTGGCGTGGGCGTGGATCGCCTACAACAAGAACGTGATGGACGTCGAACAGTACGTGGTCAATCCGGGATTCCGGCTGCTGTCGCAGGACGCGTTCGGCACCGGTCTCGGGGACGCGTTGACGGTGGCGACGCTGCAGGCGATGGTCGACGAGCAGTACCACACGCTGATGCACCTGAATGCGAGTGCGCTCACGCGGCGGCGGCGGGGCTGGCAGCTACCGGAGGCGCGGCTGCCGTACGGGCCGACGGTGCGCCGGCACCTGACGGCGGTCGCGGCGGCCGAGTCGCCGCGGGAGGCGGCGTTGACGTCGCTGGCGTTCACGACGGTCGCGGAAACGTCGATCAGCTCGTATCTGGGATTGATGACCGACGACGAGGACCTGCAGCCGGTGAACCGGGCCACGGTGGTGCTGCACCGCCGCGACGAATACTGCCATTCGTCGATCGCCGCGGAACTCCTCACCATCGTCTACGAACGCCTCCGCCCCGATGATCGACGAATCCTGTTGGACGGGCTGGCCTCCGGACTCGAAGCGTTCGAGGCGAACGACTGGTCCACCTGGTCGACGATCTTCGAGACGGAAAACGTCCGGGACGGGGCGGCAATGGTCGCCGACGCCGCCCACGACACCGGACGCCGCAAACTCGTCCAGGACTGCAGCGCCATCCGCCGCCTGTGCGACGACCTCGGCGTCACCGACGAGGTGCCGTACGCGTGGTGA